Genomic DNA from Salvia miltiorrhiza cultivar Shanhuang (shh) chromosome 1, IMPLAD_Smil_shh, whole genome shotgun sequence:
AACCCTAACCTAGTCCTCCTAATTAAAGACAAAATAGtcctaaaatgtaaaaaattgtCAAAAGTTATATTTTTTAGATGAGTGACCAAATATTaagtttcattgctcaatatgactATCTCACAAGTTTGTCTCTTTCCATAATTAACAATCACTGTTCActtatttcaataaaaaaaagttttaagACACATCAATTAAGAAAGCGAAGCGAAGCGGACTACATTCATCTTGtgacaacccaaaaaagaatagaGTACTAATTTTGTGACAACTTATTAAACTGTCTAATTATTTCGTATTTTTATTAATCAATGAGCCAATTTTAGTTTGACTAAGGGAAAAGATTGTAACTCCATAACAGCCCTCGttccaaattataaagtcacATGCATAGCCTTATCTGCCAATTCGCAGAAGTTCAACCTTGTCTTTCTATATTCAACAAAACGAATAAATAGCAAGTGACCAATGTGTTAATCGATTTAGCGATATGATAATGCGACAAGAGATGTGACttgatatactatatattagatCGTTACAGCAAAAATTCTAacataataatagtaataaatgtTCACTCCACACCAGCTTATCAGTTATGCTTATGCATGCACTGTCACAAATCAGTTgtgataatttaattattaacaCCTAGCAAGATTGTTTCTCACTGAGTGATTACCCATGCATGCATATACTACAAACACTGATCAGTGCAAACCGATAACTTTTACAATTATATATTACACAAAATTCCGTAACAAATATTATTGTTTTTTCTTCTAGTGTCGCCTCAACCACATGGCTCCTCACAAATTATTACACAAAAAAGTTCAATAATACCCACATTTTCCCCCTATAAAATCCCCAAAATCATATCACAATTTTCTCACCACGCAGCTCTGAAGCAAAGCACACACTACCTTCATttcttcacacacacacacacacactcattcAAACCCTCTCTCCAAATGGCTTCAAGAGCTGCCATTTTTCTTGTGTTGAACATTCTCTTCTTCACATTAGTGAGCTCGAACAATGTCCCATGCCCTCCCTCGACTTCAACCCCTACCCCAAAACCTTCGTCACCGGCCCACCACGGCCACGGCCACAAGCCGTCGAAAGGGAAGTGCCCCAAAGACACCCTAAAACTGGGAGTGTGCGCCAACTTGCTGAATGACTTGGTGCACCTTGTGGTGGGAACCCCTCCCAAGAGCCCATGCTGCACCCTAATTGGGGGCTTGGCCGATCTCGAGGCGGCCGTGTGCCTCTGCACCGCCATCAAGGCCAATGTGCTGGGCATCAACCTCAACGTGCCCATCTCCCTCAGCTTGCTCTTGAACTACTGCGGCAAGAAGGTTCCCTCTGGCTTCCAATGCGCCTAATAAGCCCGATTTGATCAATTCATGTCTTGATATTGTGTGTTATGTCGATTCCTTGTGTTATTTGTTTTGTTCATTTTATATCTTTGGTGGCTTCTCGCCTTCTGTCATTTGAATGGTTACCTACTCAAGCACCATCTTAACATTAATGAAATGGATGATTTTGATTATGATACTTGATGATGCACAATACTTAAGAATGTTGTTGACTTGGTAT
This window encodes:
- the LOC131025035 gene encoding 14 kDa proline-rich protein DC2.15-like, translated to MASRAAIFLVLNILFFTLVSSNNVPCPPSTSTPTPKPSSPAHHGHGHKPSKGKCPKDTLKLGVCANLLNDLVHLVVGTPPKSPCCTLIGGLADLEAAVCLCTAIKANVLGINLNVPISLSLLLNYCGKKVPSGFQCA